GCTTCATGCATGGCTCGGCGTAGATCCGGCGGCGTTGATGAACACGTTTCTTGCCCTTGACCTGGGTGGGTACGCGCTTGCGGTTGAATTGGGAGAAAGTGAAGCCGCCGCTTTATTTGCTTGGGTCTTCATCGGGTCGATCTATGGTGCGACGATTGCCTTCACCGTCCCGGTAGCGATTGGTTTGCTCAGGCAGGAGGATGTACCATTTTTCACACGCGGCATTTTATTTGGACTTGTTTGCGCACCATTCGGATGCATGATGGGTGGGCTTGTGGCCGGGTTTTCGCTCACCATGATGGTTGTCAACTTAATCCCAGCTTTGCTGTTATCGGGTATTATTGCCGCTGGGCTTATGTTTTATCAAAAGGAAACGGTGCGCCTATTTACGATTGTGGGAAAAGGGGTCACAGTAGTTGCCACGATCGGTATTGTTTTGCTTGGCGTCGAAGCACTTCTTCCATTTCTATCCATACCGGGGCTTGCTCCGTTGTCGGAAGGGATGACGATTGTCGGGCAGGTCGTTCTCGTGTTAGCCGGTGCATTCCCACTAGTCCACGTATTAACCCGGGTGTTGGAGCGGCCGTTGGAGCACGTAGGTGGAAAAATAGGGTTGAATGAAAAAGCCGGTGCCGGTTTGCTGGCATCGCTTGCTCATGCAATCCCGGCTTTTGCCATGTTTCCCGAGATGAACAACCGGGGAAAAATTATCGTTGCCGCCTTTTGTGTCAGCGGGGCATTTGTACTTGGTGGGCATCTCGGTTTTGTCGCGGGTATCAATGCCGACGTCGTGTTCGCGATGGTCGTGGGCAAGCTCGGGGGCGGTCTGACGGCGGTCATGCTCGCTTGGACAATGACACGCCCCGCAGATGCAAACGAGGCGTAGGGCGCCTTTCATGGTGCCCGTGTTGTTATTTGCGCGCTCCTATTTATCCATTCCCATCCTCAATGTGATCCATCTTCCCGTCTGAAAGGGGATCACTCGATCACAAACGTGGAATAAACGGGTGTCATGCGTAATCATAACTGCTACTTTTTGCTGTTGGCTGCCTTGGGTGGCCAAAGTTTCCACCACTTCCTGCTCTCTGGAGGCATCCAAGCTTGCGGTCGGCACATTGGCAAGCCCTTGCGCAAGCCCGGAAACAAATAGCACTAAAAAAGATAAGAGAAAAATGATCAACGCGCCCATCATATAGCGGAGGTTAAAATAAAGCAGTTTCTCTAATCGCCAAAAACATGTAATGACCTCTCTTTGTACTTTTCAGCATGCAGGAGGTCGATGAACGCAATATGAATAAAAAGAAACGGAAGTTTGACAATTGCTGGTGAGGTACAGATGAGGGGGATTTTTAAAAAAGAAGAGAGAGGAGAGCAAGTGCTGATCGATCTCCTCATATAGAGGGAGTGGTTTTTTCTTTCTTTATCTTACCTTTTTCAAACCAACTTCAAGGTCGATGGAGCGACGGGACAGCAAATCGATGACTTCTTCTTGATTTTCTTGCTTTCGTTCGATGTTTCTGGTGGTTTCATTGATTTCTCTGACGGACTGTTCTAATTGATTAAAACGTTTTTCATTTCCTTCTTTCAGAGATATAACCTCTGTTTGAAGGGATCCAACATCTTCTTTAAGAGAACCAAAATCTTCTTGAAGGGACCCGACACTTTCCTTAAGAGAACCAAAATCTTCTTGAAGGGATCCGACACTTTCCTTAAGAGAACCAAAATCTTCTTGAAGGGATCCGACACTTTCCTTAAAAGAACCAAAATCTTCTTGAAGGGACCCGACATCTTTCTTAAGAGAACCAAAATCTTCTTGAAGAGACCCAACATCTTTCTTGATAGAGCTAGCCTCTCCTTGAAGTGAACCCACATTTTCTTTGACAGATCCAACTTCCACACCAAGCGATTGAACTTCTGTCAAAATTTGCGATAAAACTTCATTGTTTTGCTCCAGCTTAGACCTCTCCTTTTTTATATTATTTTCGTGTCACGATTGGTAAGATCTATTATACCTCCCT
The Salicibibacter kimchii DNA segment above includes these coding regions:
- the eutH gene encoding ethanolamine utilization protein EutH → MDINQMILIVLAGFLVVSAIDYVLGSKIGLGEKFMEAFRMMGPLALVIVGIVAVAPILAEGVQWVSHPLHAWLGVDPAALMNTFLALDLGGYALAVELGESEAAALFAWVFIGSIYGATIAFTVPVAIGLLRQEDVPFFTRGILFGLVCAPFGCMMGGLVAGFSLTMMVVNLIPALLLSGIIAAGLMFYQKETVRLFTIVGKGVTVVATIGIVLLGVEALLPFLSIPGLAPLSEGMTIVGQVVLVLAGAFPLVHVLTRVLERPLEHVGGKIGLNEKAGAGLLASLAHAIPAFAMFPEMNNRGKIIVAAFCVSGAFVLGGHLGFVAGINADVVFAMVVGKLGGGLTAVMLAWTMTRPADANEA